In a single window of the Mustelus asterias chromosome 3, sMusAst1.hap1.1, whole genome shotgun sequence genome:
- the LOC144483282 gene encoding adhesion G-protein coupled receptor G7-like, translating to MTIFHSLDQVCPQVAVKSNGINSTSNQNGSGLVSYQTDTATDLERDAIKSISRADDISNNFEAYIFIPNNSFNADARFGFVLYKDSSLFPTPKKKASIMLKTPVISGTVGNHTGTLKEPVTVKLRKKDLNYGFYLNNYECAYWNYTENEWQTNGCEKVDENDNGTHFTCRCSHLTSFAVLMTVNSENLQHLDIISYIGCALSILGLLATIIAPMLMRDYRKSVNGKLQINLSVALLGVYITFLAGAINSIWAKAGAEKTEPQEQNTTFENPFCTASTWFLHFFLLASFAWMCVQGIALYSSYRRIIQQMETSYFATVSMCVAWGGAAVIAIITIAVKLPAGYRQEMICWLAIPKGSDAKFFSGENVLFWAFMLPVALMLLLNLVIFGLIMSKIVCNKKNLKSYRGSFKATLRKHFVVVFTNTVTLGLCWVTGYLMLIKGAYTFFSTIFCILNSLQGVFIFLLCFIHLKEFRNRMKQPMSIFKQKKKSNISMNSLIIKGN from the exons ATGACAATTTTTCATAGCCTGGATCAAGTGTGTCCACAAGTGGCAGTGAAATCAAATGGAATCAATTCTACTAGTAATCAGAATGGCTCGGGACTAGTTTCATACCAAA CAGATACTGCCACCGACTTGGAGAGAGATGCAATTAAATCTATTTCCAGGGCAGATGACATCAGTAACAACTTTGAGGCATACATCTTCATACCTAACAACTCTTTCA ATGCTGATGCTCGCTTTGGATTTGTGCTCTATAAGGACTCTTCATTGTTTCCAACCCCGAAAAAGAAAGCCAGTATTATGTTGAAGACTCCAGTAATAAGTGGCACTGTGGGTAATCACACTGGTACCCTCAAGGAACCAGTAACAGTAAAATTAAGGAAAAAA GACCTGAATTATGgattttatttaaataattatGAATGTGCCTATTGGAATTACACTGAGAACGAATGGCAGACAAATGGATGTGAGAAAGTGGATGAAAATGATAATGGAACACATTTTACATGCCGTTGTTCTCATCTGACAAGCTTTGCAGTTCTCATG ACTGTTAACAGTGAGAATTTACAACATTTAGACATCATTTCATACATCGGGTGTGCATTATCTATCCTGGGACTCCTGGCAACAATTATTGCGCCAATGTTGATGAG GGACTATCGTAAAAGTGTGAATGGAAAACTTCAAATAAATCTATCGGTTGCCCTTCTGGGGGTATACATCACCTTTCTAGCTGGGGCAATAAATTCTATCTGGGCAAAAGCTGGAGCTGAAAAGACAGAACCACAAGAGCAGAACACAACATTTGAAAACCCCTTCTGTACAGCATCAACATGGTTTTTACATTTTTTCCTTCTGGCTTCCTTTGCATGGATGTGTGTGCAGGGAATTGCATTGTATAGTTCGTATCGGCGTATTATTCAGCAAATGGAGACAAGCTATTTTGCgacagtgtcaatgtgtgtggCGTGGG GTGGAGCAGCTGTTATTGCAATTATAACAATTGCTGTAAAATTACCAGCTGGTTACAGACAAGAGATGAT CTGCTGGCTTGCTATCCCCAAGGGTTCAGATGCCAAGTTTTTCAGTGGAGAAAACGTACTTTTCTGGGCATTCATGCTTCCAGTCGCTTTGATGCTTTTGCTGAATTTGGTGATCTTTGGTTTGATCATGTCCAAGATAGTTTGCAACAAGAAAAACCTGAAATCTTACAGAGG GAGCTTTAAGGCAACTCTCCGGAAGCACTTTGTTGTAGTCTTTACTAATACAGTAACATTGGGTTTGTGCTGGGTCACTGGTTATTTGATGCTTATCAAAGGAGCGTACACTTTTTTCAGCACCATTTTTTGTATACTAAACTCTCTACAG GGTGTCTTTATCTTCCTCTTGTGCTTTATTCATTTGAAAGAATTTCGAAACAGGATGAAGCAGCCAATGAGTATATTCAAACAGAAGAAAAAGTCCAATATTTCGATGAACAGTCTTATCATTAAAGGGAATTAA